A single genomic interval of Bradyrhizobium sp. CCBAU 53338 harbors:
- a CDS encoding M20 family metallopeptidase, with product MKRTTNTSANNLLSSSEKDVVIEMRHAMHREPELSNNEWKTQQRIRETLERFGLFDAKTFHKTGLYVDIHGLASGPQRSVAIRGDIDALPIQETRDDLSYQSRVPGHMHACGHDLHASIAMGTALAFHRMRESFSGKLRVFFQPAEEAEPLGGRSVAEQGLLSGFHAAVGFHVKTDLPAGMFGARPGAVTQSADQFAITLIGTMAHGARPHAGVDAIAMAGAFINEVQKVVSREMPFDDGAIVTIGTIAGGEATNIICPSVTMTGTIRTSRCERRELLVQRVREIAEGVATMHRGKAEFSHKFGEPPVINNDVMVDRFRRLVVETVGKDKFSDLKSSSAGGGSDDFGFYSACVPSIYFWFGSKEQGNESGVHTPTFGASDDLLVPTAELAIRYCLEMLNS from the coding sequence ATGAAGAGGACTACAAACACAAGCGCAAACAATCTGCTTTCCAGTTCCGAAAAGGACGTGGTGATCGAAATGCGGCATGCTATGCATCGCGAGCCGGAGCTTTCCAACAACGAGTGGAAAACTCAACAGCGGATCCGCGAAACGCTTGAACGGTTTGGGCTGTTCGATGCGAAGACCTTTCACAAAACCGGCCTTTACGTCGACATCCACGGTTTAGCCTCCGGGCCGCAGCGCTCCGTCGCCATACGGGGCGACATCGATGCCTTGCCGATCCAGGAAACCCGGGACGACTTGTCCTATCAGTCCCGGGTCCCAGGTCATATGCATGCGTGCGGTCATGACCTGCATGCGTCGATCGCTATGGGTACCGCACTTGCGTTTCATCGGATGCGAGAGAGCTTTTCTGGCAAGCTTCGCGTGTTTTTCCAGCCCGCCGAGGAGGCGGAGCCACTCGGCGGACGATCAGTGGCTGAGCAGGGCCTGCTTAGCGGCTTCCACGCTGCTGTTGGGTTCCACGTCAAAACTGATTTGCCCGCGGGGATGTTCGGCGCACGCCCAGGCGCTGTGACACAATCCGCCGATCAGTTCGCGATCACACTTATCGGGACCATGGCCCACGGCGCGAGGCCGCATGCGGGCGTGGATGCAATTGCGATGGCCGGGGCATTCATCAATGAGGTCCAAAAGGTCGTGTCGCGGGAAATGCCCTTCGATGACGGGGCGATCGTCACAATCGGGACGATTGCAGGTGGCGAAGCCACAAATATCATTTGCCCGTCAGTTACGATGACCGGAACTATCAGAACAAGCCGTTGTGAGCGGAGAGAGCTCCTGGTTCAGCGCGTGCGAGAAATAGCTGAAGGGGTCGCGACGATGCACCGCGGGAAAGCGGAGTTCTCCCACAAATTCGGTGAACCGCCGGTCATTAACAACGACGTGATGGTTGACAGGTTTCGGCGGCTGGTGGTCGAGACCGTGGGCAAAGACAAGTTTTCCGACCTGAAGTCGTCGAGCGCAGGCGGCGGCAGCGACGATTTCGGATTCTACTCCGCGTGCGTGCCCTCGATCTACTTCTGGTTTGGCAGCAAGGAGCAAGGCAACGAGTCCGGCGTGCACACGCCAACTTTCGGAGCCTCGGACGATCTGCTCGTTCCGACAGCTGAGCTCGCGATCAGGTACTGCTTGGAGATGCTGAATTCGTAG
- a CDS encoding IS110 family transposase: MDTVIGVDLAKNVFQLHGASMAGHLKFRKKLSRLQFRKFMAGHPSAVVVMEACGSAHYWAREMVKLGHEVKLIAPQYVKPFVKRQKNDAADAEAIVIAAQRPEMRFVEPKSEEQQARAVLFRARKRLVHQRTDLVNALRSVLYEFGHIIPQGIEQLKRIDAILEDPNSDLPELVREECRSLIDQIAYKTERIDAKAEQLKKLATRTVTAQRLQTMPGVGPLTALAIEAFAPDMAAFRRGRDFAAWLGLVPRQHSSGGKERLGRVSKEGQADIRQLLIVGAMSRLNWLGRKSIPSGSWLAQMLARKPRMLVAIALANKMARTIWAMLTRKEDYRNPAQAVTA, from the coding sequence ATGGATACGGTGATCGGAGTGGATCTAGCCAAGAATGTGTTTCAGCTCCACGGGGCGTCAATGGCGGGACACTTGAAATTTCGAAAGAAACTGTCGCGGCTTCAGTTTCGGAAGTTCATGGCGGGCCACCCATCGGCAGTGGTGGTGATGGAAGCCTGTGGCAGCGCCCACTATTGGGCACGGGAGATGGTCAAGCTCGGCCATGAAGTGAAACTGATCGCTCCGCAATATGTGAAGCCTTTTGTGAAACGCCAAAAGAACGACGCGGCTGATGCCGAAGCAATCGTGATCGCGGCACAGCGCCCCGAGATGCGCTTCGTCGAGCCGAAATCGGAAGAACAGCAGGCCAGGGCAGTGCTCTTTCGGGCTCGGAAGCGCCTTGTTCATCAGCGCACCGATCTGGTGAATGCGCTGCGTTCTGTTCTCTACGAATTCGGCCATATCATCCCGCAAGGAATCGAACAACTTAAACGCATTGACGCAATCCTCGAAGATCCGAACAGCGATCTACCAGAACTGGTCCGCGAGGAATGTCGGAGTCTCATTGATCAGATCGCCTACAAGACGGAGCGGATCGATGCCAAGGCAGAGCAGCTCAAGAAGTTGGCGACGCGGACGGTCACGGCGCAGCGGCTGCAGACAATGCCGGGGGTCGGCCCGCTGACCGCACTCGCGATCGAGGCTTTCGCGCCCGACATGGCGGCCTTTCGACGTGGCCGAGACTTCGCGGCTTGGCTCGGCTTGGTCCCACGGCAACATTCCTCAGGGGGAAAGGAAAGGCTCGGACGCGTTTCGAAGGAAGGACAGGCGGACATTCGCCAGTTGCTCATCGTTGGGGCGATGTCGCGGCTGAACTGGCTCGGGCGCAAGTCGATCCCTAGCGGATCCTGGCTGGCGCAGATGCTGGCGAGGAAGCCGCGCATGCTTGTGGCGATCGCCTTGGCGAACAAGATGGCTCGGACGATTTGGGCCATGCTCACCCGGAAGGAGGATTATCGGAACCCAGCGCAGGCAGTGACGGCATGA
- a CDS encoding M24 family metallopeptidase, with amino-acid sequence MFVDRSRVTGYSEALIATPNGRRPSTSSWTMASAANGPVWKNGSCPLTVKKFKSRSTGANIVYCTNAVTRIRGVKSDSEFAMMREATAISDAGMLKARDVIRSGAREANESAEVIATLVRSANGKPSTDFAGLFFALRTHLHVSHSLDRRRLPDGLAEQFRVQRRASWLDLSADAHDVAIGKPSDHIRRLHEGNVARLEAALAAAKPGRTCSDVAIAFNSNLKTRWLGEGVSVRLRRRDRLDGTYS; translated from the coding sequence ATGTTTGTCGATCGCAGTCGTGTCACTGGTTATTCGGAGGCGCTCATCGCTACCCCGAACGGGAGGAGACCATCGACTTCATCTTGGACGATGGCGTCGGCCGCAAATGGACCGGTCTGGAAGAACGGCTCTTGCCCGCTGACAGTTAAGAAGTTCAAATCTCGCTCGACAGGCGCGAACATCGTCTACTGCACTAACGCCGTGACCCGGATCCGCGGCGTGAAATCGGACTCGGAATTCGCGATGATGCGGGAAGCTACCGCTATTTCCGACGCCGGCATGCTCAAAGCGAGAGACGTTATCCGCTCAGGCGCGCGCGAGGCCAATGAATCCGCCGAGGTCATTGCAACATTGGTGCGCAGCGCTAACGGCAAGCCCAGCACGGATTTTGCGGGCCTCTTCTTTGCGCTGCGCACGCATCTCCACGTGTCACATTCGCTGGACCGAAGACGTCTTCCAGACGGGCTCGCAGAGCAATTTCGAGTTCAGCGGCGGGCGTCATGGCTAGACCTCTCCGCTGATGCGCACGATGTCGCGATCGGTAAGCCGTCGGATCACATACGCCGGTTGCATGAAGGGAACGTTGCCAGGTTGGAAGCTGCACTTGCCGCCGCCAAACCCGGCAGGACCTGCAGCGACGTCGCCATAGCTTTCAACTCCAACTTGAAAACGCGATGGCTTGGTGAAGGAGTCTCGGTGCGGCTACGCCGTCGCGATAGATTGGACGGAACCTACAGCTAG
- the ald gene encoding alanine dehydrogenase: MQVGVPKEIKTHEYRVGLTPGAVREYVAAGHQVLVEANAGAGIGASDEEYRKAGATIAAAAREVFASSEMVVKVKEPQPSEWVQLRENQILFTYLHLAPDPEQAKGLLKSGCTAIAYETVTDSNGGLPLLAPMSEVAGRLTIEAAGAALKRYSGGRGLLIGGVPGVQPARIVVIGGGVVGTHAARMAAGLGAEVTVIDRSINRLRELDELFEGRVRTRYSTIDSVEEEVSAADVVIGAVLVPGASAPKLVSRKMLSSMKQGSVVVDVAIDQGGCFETSRATTHADPTYEVDGVIHYCVANMPGAVPLTSSQALNNATLPFGLALANKGFAAVLENPHLRAGLNVYRGRLTYKAVAESLGLPFSPIEQAAA; this comes from the coding sequence ATGCAAGTCGGTGTTCCCAAGGAAATCAAAACACACGAATATCGCGTGGGCCTGACCCCTGGAGCTGTCCGGGAATATGTGGCTGCCGGCCACCAAGTATTGGTGGAGGCCAATGCCGGCGCTGGCATCGGGGCAAGCGACGAGGAATACCGGAAGGCCGGTGCAACAATCGCCGCGGCTGCTCGGGAGGTGTTTGCATCGAGCGAGATGGTAGTCAAGGTCAAGGAGCCGCAGCCGTCCGAATGGGTCCAGCTCCGAGAGAATCAGATCCTCTTCACCTATCTGCATCTGGCGCCCGATCCGGAGCAGGCAAAAGGACTGCTGAAATCGGGTTGCACAGCGATCGCCTATGAAACCGTCACCGACTCGAACGGGGGCTTGCCGTTGCTTGCGCCAATGAGCGAAGTCGCGGGCCGGCTCACGATCGAGGCTGCCGGCGCGGCCCTAAAACGGTACAGCGGCGGGCGGGGGTTATTGATCGGCGGCGTGCCTGGCGTTCAGCCCGCTCGTATCGTTGTCATCGGTGGCGGTGTCGTCGGTACGCATGCCGCCCGAATGGCAGCCGGTTTGGGTGCGGAAGTCACCGTCATCGACCGTTCGATCAACCGCCTTCGCGAACTGGACGAGCTATTCGAGGGCCGCGTCCGCACCAGGTACTCGACCATCGACAGCGTTGAAGAGGAAGTCTCTGCCGCAGACGTCGTTATTGGCGCCGTGCTCGTCCCAGGAGCCAGTGCACCGAAGCTGGTGTCGCGCAAGATGCTGAGCTCGATGAAGCAAGGCTCTGTGGTCGTTGACGTCGCGATCGATCAAGGCGGTTGCTTTGAGACGTCGCGTGCCACCACCCATGCTGATCCAACCTACGAAGTCGACGGCGTGATCCACTATTGCGTTGCCAACATGCCCGGTGCAGTCCCGCTTACCTCAAGTCAGGCCCTCAACAACGCAACTTTGCCTTTTGGCTTGGCTTTGGCAAACAAGGGCTTTGCGGCCGTGCTTGAAAATCCGCACTTGCGCGCTGGCCTGAACGTCTATCGGGGCCGGTTGACCTACAAGGCAGTGGCAGAGAGTCTCGGCCTACCATTTTCACCGATCGAACAGGCTGCGGCCTGA
- a CDS encoding transposase produces the protein MLVYARHTARRQRLTSAWQRTSARLKGQIAAESLEPGAIAIDIARRHGCRTQQVHDWRRRARSTTGAAGFGRCNIVRAFGVGIVATGGCGASASIHFDTRRQWSSYVVRMVSTMSTLAANPNSCALRDVVDAEQILTAMRRLISQHRHLCRRGSWRSRCEHRCRRR, from the coding sequence GTGCTCGTGTACGCAAGACATACAGCGCGCCGGCAACGCCTCACCAGCGCCTGGCAGCGGACGTCCGCACGCCTGAAGGGTCAGATCGCCGCGGAAAGCCTTGAGCCGGGTGCGATTGCAATCGATATCGCCCGCCGCCATGGCTGCCGGACACAGCAGGTACATGACTGGCGACGCCGGGCGCGTTCAACAACTGGTGCTGCCGGCTTCGGCAGATGCAATATCGTTCGTGCCTTTGGTGTCGGAATCGTCGCCACCGGCGGCTGCGGAGCCTCCGCCAGCATACACTTCGATACGCGGCGACAATGGTCCTCTTATGTCGTCCGAATGGTCTCCACTATGAGCACCCTTGCCGCCAATCCCAATTCGTGCGCGCTGCGCGACGTCGTCGATGCCGAGCAAATCCTCACTGCAATGCGTCGACTCATAAGTCAGCACCGCCACCTTTGCAGACGGGGGAGCTGGCGCAGCCGTTGCGAGCATCGATGCAGACGTCGCTAA
- a CDS encoding ISNCY family transposase: MIDRVRPAARPLPGEFVDITGFHRKHAMRLLRGQEDVSAGRRARRRIYNEAEHNALVLLWEASDRICGKRLKALMPALIEAMERHGHLDLAPEIRDKLLAMSAATIDRALARVREGLGRKRRRHATHSLRRSIPIRTSADWNDPAPGFVEADLVAHSGLSARGSFIQTLVLTDIATGWTECAPLIVREQTLLSTVLTELRKQLPFALVGLDTDNDTVFMNETLKAYCDAANIVFTRCRPYRKNDQAFVEQKNGAVVRRMVGYRRLEGLEAAKLLAELYRSARLFVNFFQPSFKLMAKQRDGARVRKTYSAPATPHQRLAADARTPDAIRHHLQEIYAALDPVALLRDIRGAQERLAALADTQPIAHPAAASQPIDLFLASLRTAWKDGAMRPTDRPIVKAKRGRRRPDPLIRATLDLRKWFEAEPWRTGSELLSRLQAEYPGAYPNKLLRTLQRRLKSWRSEQANALLFVPTEETLLGHEVTTTQ; the protein is encoded by the coding sequence CTGATCGACAGAGTGCGGCCAGCAGCTCGGCCGCTTCCAGGCGAGTTCGTCGACATCACCGGATTCCATCGCAAACATGCGATGCGTCTACTTCGAGGCCAGGAAGACGTAAGCGCAGGCCGACGGGCGCGACGTCGGATCTATAATGAGGCGGAACACAACGCGCTCGTGCTGCTTTGGGAGGCGTCAGACCGGATCTGCGGGAAGCGGCTGAAGGCGTTAATGCCTGCGCTGATTGAAGCGATGGAACGGCACGGCCACCTCGACCTTGCTCCCGAGATCCGCGACAAACTTTTGGCAATGAGTGCTGCGACGATCGACCGCGCGTTGGCACGGGTCCGAGAAGGATTAGGTCGCAAGCGCCGACGGCACGCGACGCACTCGTTGCGTCGCAGTATTCCAATACGGACGTCGGCAGATTGGAACGATCCGGCGCCGGGGTTCGTCGAGGCTGACCTTGTAGCGCATAGCGGTCTATCGGCGCGCGGCAGCTTCATCCAGACCCTCGTGCTCACCGACATTGCTACCGGCTGGACGGAGTGCGCTCCTCTGATCGTGCGCGAACAAACACTGTTGAGCACGGTGTTGACGGAATTGCGCAAACAATTGCCTTTTGCGCTGGTCGGCCTCGATACGGACAATGATACGGTGTTCATGAATGAGACGCTGAAAGCCTACTGCGATGCGGCCAACATCGTCTTCACGCGTTGCCGGCCCTACCGGAAGAACGACCAGGCGTTCGTCGAGCAGAAGAACGGTGCCGTCGTGCGCAGGATGGTCGGCTATCGTCGGCTCGAGGGCCTGGAAGCGGCCAAGCTGCTGGCTGAACTCTATCGATCGGCGCGGCTGTTCGTGAACTTCTTCCAACCCTCATTCAAACTGATGGCCAAGCAGCGCGACGGTGCTCGTGTGCGTAAGACATACAGCGCACCGGCAACGCCACACCAGCGCTTGGCCGCCGACGCCCGCACGCCCGATGCGATTCGTCACCATCTCCAAGAAATCTATGCCGCTCTCGACCCGGTCGCGTTGTTGCGCGACATCCGCGGCGCGCAGGAACGCCTCGCGGCGCTCGCTGATACGCAGCCAATCGCCCATCCTGCTGCGGCATCGCAACCGATCGATCTCTTCCTGGCAAGCCTACGAACCGCCTGGAAAGACGGAGCTATGCGACCGACGGATCGGCCAATCGTGAAAGCGAAAAGAGGCCGGCGGCGTCCCGACCCGCTCATCCGGGCAACGCTAGATTTGCGAAAATGGTTTGAAGCCGAGCCTTGGCGGACTGGTAGCGAACTGCTCTCCCGGTTGCAGGCGGAATATCCTGGAGCCTATCCGAACAAGCTTCTTCGAACGCTTCAGCGTAGGCTTAAATCCTGGCGCAGCGAGCAAGCGAACGCGTTGTTGTTCGTTCCTACGGAGGAAACGCTGCTGGGGCATGAGGTCACAACAACCCAATGA
- a CDS encoding Lrp/AsnC family transcriptional regulator, which yields MRYDRIDARILEIVQKNNRLTSEVIGEMAGLSPTACQRRLKRLRSEGIIESDVSIVSARAVGRPIQMLVLVNLERERSDIIDKFKKAIKTSSEVVNGFYVTGDADFVLYITARTMEDYELFTRRFFYENPDIKGFKTMVIMDRVKSGFAVPIEMPPDR from the coding sequence ATGCGTTACGATCGGATAGATGCACGCATCCTGGAGATCGTGCAAAAAAACAATCGCCTCACGTCCGAGGTCATTGGCGAAATGGCGGGGCTTTCCCCCACGGCGTGTCAGAGAAGGTTGAAGAGGCTCCGTTCGGAAGGAATCATTGAGTCGGATGTGTCCATCGTCTCGGCAAGAGCAGTGGGAAGGCCGATTCAGATGCTTGTCCTCGTGAATCTCGAGCGGGAGCGCTCCGATATCATCGACAAATTCAAGAAGGCCATCAAAACGTCGAGTGAAGTCGTAAATGGCTTCTATGTCACGGGCGATGCAGACTTCGTTCTGTACATAACGGCTCGCACGATGGAGGACTACGAGCTTTTCACCAGACGCTTCTTTTACGAGAACCCCGATATTAAGGGGTTCAAAACCATGGTCATCATGGACCGCGTAAAATCGGGGTTTGCAGTTCCAATCGAAATGCCACCGGACAGATAA
- the istA gene encoding IS21 family transposase — MKLRKTHPTPVAAAKASISVATAYRIEKDPVLPSQKKEPRARRRPDPIADIFDSEVVPLLRAAPGIRPVAIFEEMMLRHSELGEGVRRTLERRIRGWRAIHGEEQEVIFRQAHEPGRLGLSDFTEVASFGITIAGQPLDHRLYHFRLAYSGFEHAHVVLGGESFVALAEGLQNALWSLGGVPREHRSDSLSAAFRNLDKDAREDLTRRYNELCSHYGMTPSRNNAGIAHENGSIEGPHGHLKRAIEDALLLRGTVDFDDLASYRRFVDEIVGRRNARNAKRIDAERAQLRELPERRTTDYEELSVRVTSSGGFTLRKVFYTVPSRLIGHRLRVRLYDDRLDVFIGGTHLMTLPRGRASPSGKHDQVVNYRHVIHSLRRKPMALLNLVYRDRLFPREAYRRTFDLLVERLPERQACRIMVELLGLAHERGCESELAEELSICLDNHRLPDMAALRARFAPDPARLPNVVVRLAPLQAYEALIGASLGDAA; from the coding sequence ATGAAGCTCAGGAAGACCCATCCGACGCCTGTCGCCGCGGCGAAGGCGTCGATCAGCGTGGCAACGGCCTACCGCATCGAGAAGGATCCAGTACTACCTTCGCAGAAGAAGGAGCCGCGCGCACGACGGCGTCCCGATCCAATCGCCGACATTTTCGACTCTGAAGTCGTGCCGCTGCTGCGGGCAGCGCCCGGCATCCGGCCCGTGGCCATTTTCGAGGAGATGATGCTGCGCCATTCCGAGTTGGGCGAGGGCGTGCGCCGGACGCTGGAGCGGCGCATCCGAGGCTGGCGTGCCATCCACGGTGAGGAGCAGGAGGTCATCTTCCGCCAGGCGCACGAACCCGGCAGGCTCGGTCTGTCGGACTTCACCGAGGTGGCCTCGTTCGGCATCACCATCGCCGGTCAGCCGCTCGACCACCGACTCTATCATTTCCGGCTCGCCTATTCCGGCTTCGAGCACGCCCATGTCGTGCTCGGCGGCGAGAGCTTCGTGGCGCTGGCGGAAGGCCTACAGAACGCACTCTGGTCCCTCGGTGGGGTGCCGCGCGAGCACCGCTCGGACAGCCTGTCCGCCGCCTTCCGCAACCTGGACAAGGACGCGCGCGAGGACCTGACCCGCCGCTATAACGAGCTGTGCAGCCATTACGGCATGACACCGTCACGCAACAATGCCGGCATCGCCCACGAGAACGGCTCGATCGAGGGGCCGCACGGCCATCTCAAGCGGGCGATCGAGGATGCACTGTTGCTGCGTGGCACCGTCGACTTCGATGATCTCGCCTCCTATCGCCGCTTCGTCGACGAGATCGTCGGCCGCCGCAATGCCCGCAACGCCAAGCGCATCGATGCCGAGCGCGCCCAGCTTCGGGAGCTACCTGAGCGGCGCACCACCGACTATGAGGAACTCAGCGTGCGCGTCACTTCCTCAGGCGGCTTCACGCTGCGCAAGGTCTTCTATACGGTGCCCTCGCGCCTGATCGGCCATCGCTTGCGCGTGCGCCTCTACGACGATCGGCTCGATGTCTTCATCGGCGGCACGCATCTCATGACGCTGCCGCGCGGGCGTGCTTCCCCGTCCGGCAAGCATGACCAGGTCGTCAACTACCGGCACGTCATCCATTCGCTCAGAAGGAAGCCGATGGCATTGCTCAATCTGGTCTATCGCGATCGGCTCTTCCCGCGCGAGGCCTACCGGCGGACTTTCGATCTCCTCGTCGAGCGTCTGCCCGAGCGCCAGGCCTGCCGCATCATGGTCGAGCTTCTTGGCCTCGCCCACGAGCGCGGCTGCGAGAGCGAACTGGCCGAGGAGCTGTCCATCTGCCTCGACAATCACCGGCTCCCCGACATGGCCGCGCTGCGTGCCCGCTTCGCGCCCGATCCCGCGCGCCTACCCAACGTAGTCGTCCGCCTGGCGCCGCTTCAGGCCTACGAAGCGCTCATCGGCGCCAGCCTGGGAGACGCAGCATGA
- a CDS encoding ABC transporter ATP-binding protein translates to MTTTAQPCVLSIRGLSVDFPSRHGALQAVCNVSLDIAPGEILGIVGESGAGKSTVGAAITGLLQAPGHISAGEVRLSGDIIDARDVKAMRALRGKRVSTIFQDPLTSLNPLFTIERQLVDTIRTHLALSRSDARIEAVRQLEAVGIPEPARRVKNWPHEFSGGMRQRAVIALALCSQPELIVADEPTTALDVTVQAQILKLIKNLARERQVGVMLITHNMGVISQVTDRVAVMRAGEIVELNDTAAVLGNPCHEYSQALISVVPRGDIKLHRFPVSGAARNIDAAMQWLLERDMPQSSSQPEALVELRGVERVYGATGMFGGSARRAFKALHDVNLSIRPGEVMGLVGESGSGKSTIARVVAGLARPSSGQLIYGGKDVYAASLEDRQDIRRQTQMVFQDPYSSLNPQMRVGEIIMEPMIHFGLVKDKREAEPIMLELLKAVGLEPTVARRYPHAFSGGQRQRISIARTLASRPRFLICDEPTSALDVSIQAQILNLLKDLQENLSLTMLFISHDLPVVRQICDRVTVLQNGQICESSETEQLFKAPKHSYTASLLSMIPKMQTPEWIVKPSEIPSQSIC, encoded by the coding sequence ATGACAACAACTGCCCAGCCTTGCGTTCTTTCCATTCGGGGACTTAGCGTCGACTTTCCTAGCCGGCATGGCGCCTTGCAAGCCGTATGCAACGTCAGCCTAGACATCGCGCCAGGCGAAATACTCGGCATCGTCGGCGAATCGGGCGCGGGCAAATCGACCGTTGGAGCTGCCATCACGGGCTTACTACAGGCTCCCGGCCATATTAGTGCGGGCGAAGTTCGGCTTTCCGGAGATATCATCGATGCGCGCGACGTTAAGGCGATGCGGGCGTTACGCGGCAAACGCGTCTCGACTATTTTCCAAGATCCACTGACCAGCTTAAATCCACTTTTCACAATTGAGAGACAACTGGTCGACACGATCCGAACTCATCTCGCCTTATCACGCAGCGACGCAAGGATCGAGGCGGTGCGTCAGTTGGAGGCGGTAGGGATTCCAGAGCCAGCCCGGCGCGTGAAGAACTGGCCACATGAATTCTCGGGTGGCATGCGACAGCGCGCAGTTATCGCGCTTGCTCTCTGCTCACAACCCGAACTCATTGTCGCGGACGAACCAACAACTGCGCTCGACGTGACCGTTCAGGCACAGATCTTGAAGCTAATCAAGAACTTGGCTCGTGAACGTCAAGTGGGTGTGATGCTCATCACCCACAACATGGGCGTGATTTCCCAGGTCACTGATCGCGTCGCGGTGATGAGGGCAGGCGAAATCGTCGAACTAAACGACACTGCGGCTGTTCTTGGAAATCCATGCCACGAGTACAGCCAAGCATTGATTTCGGTTGTGCCGCGCGGCGACATTAAGCTGCATCGCTTTCCCGTGTCTGGCGCCGCTCGAAATATCGATGCGGCCATGCAGTGGCTGCTGGAAAGAGACATGCCGCAAAGTTCAAGCCAGCCGGAGGCACTTGTAGAACTCCGGGGTGTGGAGCGCGTATATGGGGCGACAGGCATGTTCGGTGGTTCCGCTCGGCGAGCCTTTAAGGCCCTGCACGATGTGAACCTGAGTATCCGCCCCGGAGAAGTCATGGGCCTTGTTGGCGAATCCGGCTCTGGAAAAAGCACGATCGCAAGAGTCGTTGCTGGGCTTGCCCGCCCGAGCAGCGGCCAACTGATTTATGGCGGAAAAGATGTTTATGCAGCCAGCCTTGAAGATCGTCAAGATATTCGGCGTCAAACTCAAATGGTGTTTCAAGACCCGTACTCGTCTCTGAATCCACAGATGCGCGTGGGCGAGATTATCATGGAGCCAATGATTCACTTTGGACTAGTAAAGGATAAGCGAGAGGCCGAACCGATAATGTTAGAGCTGCTGAAGGCCGTTGGTCTGGAGCCCACCGTCGCCCGCCGTTATCCGCACGCCTTCTCAGGCGGTCAGCGACAACGTATTTCAATCGCACGAACCTTGGCAAGTCGCCCGCGGTTCCTCATCTGCGATGAACCTACCTCGGCACTCGATGTCTCGATCCAGGCGCAGATCCTAAATCTTCTGAAAGACCTTCAAGAGAATCTATCGCTGACGATGTTATTTATCAGTCACGATCTCCCTGTCGTGCGTCAGATTTGCGACAGAGTTACAGTACTACAGAATGGGCAAATTTGCGAAAGCAGCGAGACGGAACAGTTGTTCAAAGCGCCGAAGCACTCTTACACAGCATCGCTCTTGTCCATGATACCGAAGATGCAGACCCCAGAGTGGATCGTCAAGCCGTCTGAGATCCCATCACAGTCCATCTGCTAG
- the istB gene encoding IS21-like element helper ATPase IstB, producing MKSASIDPAKLSLLLNELRLPASKVIWPQFAEQADKEGWPAARFLTVLAEHELAERDRRRIERHLTEGRLLPGKTLESFEFDAVPMVSKAQVMAIVAGDTWLEKGANLLLFGPPGTGKSHLASAIGLALIENGYRVLFTRTTDLVQKLQQARRDLVLESVLAKLDKFDLLILDDLAYVTKDQAETSVLFELISARYERRSMLITANQPFGEWGKIFPDPAMTLAAVDRLVHHATIFEMNVESYRRREAAERKKGPGRPASYATPANIAPD from the coding sequence ATGAAGAGCGCCTCGATTGACCCCGCCAAGCTCAGCCTGCTCCTTAACGAGCTGCGACTGCCCGCCAGCAAGGTGATCTGGCCACAGTTCGCCGAGCAGGCCGACAAGGAGGGCTGGCCCGCCGCGCGCTTCCTCACTGTGCTCGCCGAGCACGAACTGGCCGAGCGCGATCGCCGCCGCATCGAGCGGCACCTCACAGAGGGCCGCCTTCTGCCCGGAAAGACCCTCGAGAGCTTCGAGTTCGACGCCGTGCCGATGGTCTCCAAAGCTCAGGTCATGGCCATCGTCGCCGGCGACACCTGGTTGGAGAAAGGCGCAAACCTGCTCCTGTTCGGCCCGCCCGGCACCGGCAAGAGCCATCTCGCCTCGGCGATCGGTCTCGCCCTCATCGAGAACGGCTACAGGGTGCTGTTCACCCGCACCACAGATCTCGTCCAGAAGCTGCAGCAGGCCCGCCGCGACCTCGTCCTCGAGAGCGTGCTGGCCAAGCTCGACAAGTTCGACCTGCTCATCCTCGATGATCTCGCATACGTCACCAAGGACCAGGCCGAGACCAGTGTGCTCTTCGAGCTGATCAGCGCCCGTTACGAACGGCGCTCCATGCTGATCACAGCCAACCAACCCTTTGGCGAGTGGGGGAAGATCTTCCCGGACCCCGCTATGACGCTCGCCGCGGTCGACCGGCTCGTTCATCACGCCACCATCTTCGAGATGAATGTCGAAAGCTACCGACGCCGCGAGGCCGCTGAGCGCAAAAAGGGACCTGGACGCCCAGCGTCATACGCCACACCCGCCAATATCGCCCCTGATTGA